The DNA sequence ctcagcctcccgagtagctgggactacaggcgcccgccaccatgcttggctaattttttatatttttagtagagacggggtttcaccgtgttagccaggatggtctcgactcctgacgtcgtaatctgcccacctaggcctcccacagtgctgggattacaggcatgagccaccgcaccaggcaaTATTGTTTTTTAGAAAAGCTGCAGTATGCTGTTTTcacctgtgaatagtcactgcactccagcctgtgcaacatagcaataATTTGtctttaggaaaataaaacaaaaaggctgggcgtggtggctcacgcctgtaatcccaacactctgggaggccgaagcgggaggatcagctgaggtcaggagttcaagaccagcctggccaacgtggtgaaaccccatctctactaaaaatacaaaatttagccaggcgtggtggcaggtgcctgtagacccagcttgggaggctgaggcaggagcattgcttgaacctgggaggcggaggttgcagtgagccgagatcgcaccaccgcactccagcctgggtgacagagcgagactccatctcaaaataaataaatacataaacaaataagtaaaacaaataacctaacatttaaaaaaaaatgtattactggctgggcgcagtggctcgtgcctgtaatcccagcactttaggaggccgaggtgggtggattgcctcagctcaagggttcgagaccagtctggtcaacacggtgaaatccagtctctactaaaaatacaaaaaacttagctgggtatggtggtatgagtctgtagtcccagctatattACTAAATAGCTTTTTTGGTGAGAATATGCCAAGAACCTCAAGTCTGAACTGCTTTTTATCCAAGGCTGCCATCTCAGTTATCTTTGATATGCTACAAAGCGCCTGGCCTAAGTTAAACAGAATTTATATGTGCCACGCGATATGAAGACGGCATACCGAGCATTTGTCACGTTAAAAATAGCTGTGCTTGGCtgggccgcggtggctcacgcctgtaatcccagcactttgggaggccaaggcaggcagatcacgaggtcaggagatggagaccatcccggctaacacggtaaaaccccgtctctactaaaaacacaaaaatgtaacCAGGTGTcctggcgcacacctgtagtcccagctacttgggaggctgaggcaggagaatcgcttgaacctgggaggtggaggctgcaatgagctgagatcatgccaccgcactccagcttgggtgacagagcgagactccgtctcaaaaaacaaacaaaaacaaatgaaataaaataaaataaaacaaaagttttgctctgttgctcaggctggtctctaactaatgggctcaagcaatcctcccacatcagcatctgcaatagctgggactacaagcccaCATCACTGTACTTGGCTAGCCCTTTTTGAATATCCtatttagtggcattaagtacattcacctTAGGCAACCATCCATCTCTAGAATTTTTCCATCATGCCAATCTGAAATTCTGTACATATTAAATGATAActtcccattccctcctcccccacagaccctggtaaccactattctttttcttttctttctttttctttttctccttccttccttccttccgtccgtccttccttccttccttccttccttccttccttccttccttccttccttccttccttccttccttccttttttcttgacagagttttgctgttgttgcccaggttgtagtgcaatggcacgatctcggctcaccacagcctccacctcccgggttcaagcaattctcctgcctcagtctcctgagtagatgggattacaggcatgtgccaccacacctggctaattttctatttttattttttatttatttatttattttgagacggagtctcgctctgttacccaggctggagtgcagtggccagatctcagctcactgcaagctccgcctcctgggttcacgccattctcctggctcagcctcccgagtagctgggactacaggcgcccgccacctcgcccagctagttttttgtatttttgagtagagacggggtttcactgtgttagccaggatggtcttgatctcctgacctcgtgatccgcccgtctcggcctcccaaagtgctgggattataggcttgagccaccgcgcccggcctaattttgtatttttagtagagatgggatttctccatgttggtcaggctggtctcaaactcgcagcctcagtgatccacccacctcggcctcccaaaggtgctaggattacaggtgtgagccaccgcgcccagctattcTTTCTCTGTTTATGAAGGTGACTATTTTAGGATCTCACATAAGAGGAATCcacacaatatttattcttttgtgtctgggttgtttcatttagtatgatgttttaatgttcctccatgttgtagcatgtatcagaatatcACTCCTTTTTGTGggtaaataatattccattgtaggtgtataccacattttgtttatccattcatcagttgatgaacatttgggttgtttctacatttttgctcttgtgaataatgctgctatgaacactggtgtacaaatatctgttcacaTTCTTGGTgtcaattcttttgagtatattctgagaagtggaattgctgaatcatgtggtaattctacgtttaattttttgaggaactcccAGGCTGTCTTTTACAGTGGCTGCATCACTTTACATATGGTAGTTGTTGTGTAGCCAAATTATGTGAATAAATTATTTGCTGTAGGAAATTGGCACTTGGATACTCCAAACCaatacagaaaatacatttctcttaaggaaggagaccactgctactcctgctgccctcctccctctACCTTGCGCAGTTCACAAGACAGgagtaaagagagaaagaaaaaagttagaaagaaacaaaaataagataaatagccagacaaccttggcaccaccacccggccctAGCGGTTaaaaaaagtagtaataataacatcaacccctgacctaaactacttgtgttatctgtaaattccagacactgtatgaaaaaagcattgtaaaactttttgttctgttagctgatgcatgtagcccctAGTCACGTTTCCCACGCTTGCTCGATCTATtacgaccctttcacgtggaccccttaaagttgtaagcctttaaaaaggccaagaatttctttttcggggagctcggctcttacgATGCTAGTCtgctgatgctcccagctgaataaaaaaacctcttccttctttaattcggtgtctgaggagttttgtctgtggctcgtcctgctacactcTCACTAAAATTGTTTGATGCATCAAAGAGTTTTCTGCCAAACACTTCTAATTACCATGGTGATTAATTACCAGTATCCAGAATCTTAGGTATATGTGAGTTGGAGGATTAGTCAGAAAAGAGGAGGTTAGGTGGAATCAGCAAGTagcaaaaatatttccaaatcctgccaggcgtggtggctcacacctgtaatcccaacactttgggaggtttaggtgggtggatcacttgagctcaggagtttgagaccagcctgaggaacatgatgaaaccccatctctacaaaaaaataaaaaattagccaggcatgctctctttcctcctgtcttgtggacttatagacccagctactcgggatgcagaggttgcagtgagccactgggcaacagagtgagactctgtatcaaaaataaataaattaattaattaaacatcCTGCAAGTTATTTCAGTTTGGTTCATCTGACATTGAAGATCAATGAGGATGAATAATAAAGATACagtgaggaggagagaaaggtaGAGGAATGTGGTAAGATTAGGCAGTGGAACTGGATTGGTCTGCTGATTCTTATGTACTTAGTGTGAAATGAATGTGAGCAAGGcagttttccttcttcctccactTCCTCTCAGATTATCTCAGAGTCTGTTTCCTTGCTAAAGCTTGTATAATCTATAAATTATACAACTGACTTAAGACCTTTAAACAAATTGAACTTGCAGGTGAAATACAAATTTACAACAAACTTAAACATTTATCAGAGACAGTAAGAGAGCAGAGATTGAAACACTTTATTATTCTTCTTTCATCAGACCAGTCGCCTCCTGAAGCCATGGGAAATCACAGTGCTTTGGTATCTGGAGAGAGGCGAATGCAAAGGCATATCTGCAATTTTTATTTCTGGTGGGCCTTTTTGCAAGACAACTTTGCGATCTTCCCCATGGCAAAGCCTTTCACTGTGATTCAAAAACAGAGAGTCTTCTAAAGGGCCAGTATGGATTCCACACACTTCTGCTcgctaagagaaaagaaaatcttctcTGTTACACATCAAACATCATTTTCTTGTTAGATTAAGAAGGAAGTTTCACCAGGAGCCATGGCTCCTGCCTctaagtcccagcactttgggaagccaagaaagattgcttgagctcaggagtttgagaccagcctgggcaacatagcaagaccccatctacacaaaaaataaaaaattaggtgggtatggtggcacatgtctgtgaggctgaggcaagagaatctcttgatcctgggaaaccaaggctgcagtgagctatgatcacacccctgcacttcagcctgggcaagagagtgagaccccatctcctctccaaaaaaagagaagtttccCAATAGTCTTTCTCACCATCCTTGTTGAGAAGGAAGCTCTGCTGAACATAGGAACATCCCTTTTCTAAAAGCAATGCTTTGTGGGTCAGTGTGATCTGACTACCAGAAAGAGTCATGCAGACTATAAAGGTGATACATTTGGAGGCAGATCGTCGACCTTTAGCTTCACTGCGTAACGTGACCTTTTCAAGTCATTTACTCCCAGAAGACTcagttttttcaaatataaaatgggaatattaaagAATTCTTTGAgtagcaaataaaatatatgtgaatgaAAAAGCTTTGCCAACTACTAAGTATCAAAAGGGTATAAAGTATGATGATGCTGTTATgactgttgaataaataaataacaactatTTGAAGTTATTAACTTAAATACACATCTACTTCTGATTCTTCAATATTGCCAAATAGCATTCTGGCCTGTTCTTGGGATGCAGTCCCAactctggtatgttgtgtttatatatatatatttatcaaaaataaattaattaattaaacatcCTGCAAGTCTATTTCAATTTGGTTCATCTGACATTGAAGATCAATGAGGATGAATAATAAAGATACagtgaggaggagagaaaggtaGAGGAATGTGGTAAGAATAGGCAGTGGAACTGGATTGGTctgctaattatatatatataaaatgctgttttacatatatatatatatatatatttcacagatGGGGGGccttagtctgtcacccaggctggagtgcagtggtgcaatcgtagctcactgcagcctggaactcctaggctcaagcaatcctcctgcctcagcctcccaagcagctgggactacagcacatACCAcaatgcctggataattttttttttttaatttatagacaggatctcgctatgttgctctggctggtcttaaactcctggcctcaaaccaccccctcccgtctcagcctcccaaagtgctaggattacaggcataagccactgcacccagcctctgtgctacattttttaatgttgttaGATGCAGTTTTTAAACTCCTAATGGAAAAATGGTGAggataaataaaaggaaggaaagcatAAGTTAGCATTTACTCAGTGTGGGAACATTCACTTTACTTAATTACTTAATTCACTTATTTAAGTTTCATTGGTAGGAACACTGTCAACTAAATTGCAAAAGTAAAATAGCTCTGAAAAATGATGCTGAATCATAGCTCTAAAAGTAAGGTCAAGAATAAGTGTTTTGATGcaatcaaaacaaagtttttcTTTACTGATTTTAACTTATAAAGTTTACAACCTATAATTCTCATAAATGAAAAAGTCAATACTGTCACCATGCTGAAGCTACTTAGGGCATTTAAAATGACCTTGATATGCTACTAAAGTACATGAAATATGCTACTAAATTACATGAAATGCAGACTAATATTAAGACTGTAGTAAATCTgagtaaacatatttatttacttatttatttatttattttgagatggagtcttgctctgttgcccaggctggagtgcactggtgtgatctggcttgctgcaacctctgtctcctggattcaagcgattctcctgcctcagcctcccaagtagcagggattacagacatgtgccatcatgcccggctaatttttgtatttttagtagagatggggtttcaccatgttggccaggctggtctcgaactcctgacctcaggttatctgcctgcctcggcctcccaaagtgctaggatcacaggcatgagccatggctccagcaacaaaatgttttaaaacaagccTGTTGGAATCCCTGCTTTCGATTATTTTGAgcatatacctagaagtggaattgctgaatcatatggtaattctatgtttaatttttttgaagaatggTCTCACTATCTTCTACAGTGGCTGCAGCATTTTACCTATAGTAGTTTTCCTGCTGTTTTAAAACTATTGACTGGagccgggtacagtggttcatgcctataagcctagtactttgggaggccaaggcaggaggatcacttgagcccaggagaccaacctggaccacacagagagatcccatctctacaaaaaataccaaaacttgctgggcatggtggcatatgcctgtagtcctggctgctcaggaggctgaggtgggaggatcacctgagcccaagaggttgctgcagctgcagtgagccatgactgcatcattgcactcctgtctgggtgacagagtgagatcctgtctctaaataaataaatacatacatacataaataaactaggcccggcgtggtggctaactcctataatcctagaactttggaaggccgaggcagtaggatcacttgagctcagaagttcaagaccaaactggaagacagagtgagacctcatctctactaaaaatcaaaaagctAGCAAGgagtggtgatgtgcacctgtaatcccagctacttgggaggttgaggcaggagaatcaattgagctcagcagattgaggctgcagtgagctttgatcatgccactgcactccagcctggaggacagagcaagaccctgtctccaaaaagaaaaaaaggaataagtaaataaaactgcTGACTGAACAGGAGCATTGAATGGGTAAATCATGTGTAAAACTAGCCAAAATATTCCCATGCCTCGCTATCTGAATATGCAGTACAATCTAAAAAATATACACTCTGTAGTGTACCTTTAACATTAATGACATCTTCTGATGATGAGTTTAACAACTCTAGATAGCATCACGTGAAATTTCTGAAATTCTTCAGTATATAAATAggttatttaaacaaatattattatttaacattcaTTTGCAAGTTTATGTGACAGTACATCAAAATAGTTTTTGTATAGTTACATCTATCACAGATatactaaattatatatatatactttatttatttatttagagacagaatctagctctgtcgcccaggctagattgcagtggcgcaatctcggctcactgcaacctctgcctcccgggttcaagagattctcatgcctcagtctcccatgtagctgggattacaagtgcccaccaccacgcccagctaattttcatatttttagtagagacggggtttcaccatgttggctaggctggtcttgaactcctgacctcaaatgatccaccagcctctggtctcccaaagtgctacaattattggcatgagtcaccgcatccagcttaatgtgtttttttttcttatgtatgCTTATGGGGAAATACCTTCAGATTCACATTCCTGAATATCATGTTTTCTTTCCAAGGCATAACATAACGTCTTGGGATCATCCCTTGTTTTAATGAAAATCGTGGCAAATGAATCTCCTCATACCTGACGATTaggaaagcaagaagaaaagataTATTGTGAGCCAAATACAATCATTTTAGCATCATTCCGTGGACTGGAGGCAGTTGTGCATTTATGTTTGGTTCCCTGCTGCTGCAGGACAGACAGCTGTGCCATTGAAACTCAATTAAAAGATAaccatttggccgggcgcggtggctcaagcctgtaatcccagcactttgggaggccgagacaggcagatcacgaggtcaggagatcgagaccatcctggctaacatgatgaaaccccgtctctactaaaaaatacaaaaaaactagccgggcgaggtggcggttgcctgtagtcccagctactccggaggctgaggcaggagaatggcgtaaacctgggaggcggagcttgcagcgagctgagatccggccactgcactccagcctgggcgacagaccgagactccgtctcaaaaaaaaaaaaaaaaaaaaaccatctaaGTACCCAGGTATCACCAAGATCAAGTCAGAGCCATGTACCTGTAACTCTAACTGCATGCTATCCTTTACAATTTGCCCACACTGTCCattttaatctgatttttttttttttaaatgagatggagtgcatcaccatgcccagccgcggttttgccatgttggtcaggctggtctcaaattcctgacctcaagtgatccacccgccttggcctcccaaactgttgacATTAGAGCCCTGAGCCACTGCGTCAGGCCCATTTTAACCTGACTTTAAGGGAAAGATCAAGGCACCTGGATCTGCCTCAGGCCTACCCACTGCCTAAAGGAAATGTCTGGCCAGCCACAAAAACCAGTAACTCTATTGGCTTCTGAATTTATGTACGCTCTACACTCAGGTCAGACTTGCTTTCCTTGCACACATATTTCCCTCTGGAACATAAAACTTTCTATATAGATGCCAAAGGGGAACACAAAGTTATTGACCTTATCTTTGTAGCTCCCAGGttgcaaaacaagcaaacaaaaaaccccagaacCCTGTAAATCCTTACTTATTAGCAGATTTGTAGGGACTCTCATCAGAGCAGTTGTTACTGAGTTTAGGCAAAGGAGGATAAGTATCTTTCCCTGAAGCCATTCCTGAGAGCAGTGGATGGAATTCTCATCTACTTCACTAACTCACTAGTCTAATTATGATGACAACGCTGCTCTGATGTAACAATGTTTTGCTAACTTCATAGTAACTCTCAGCAGTTACAGTAGCAGTTAAGCGTGTCCAGCTtacaggtatggtggtgggtgcctgtaatctcagctactcaggaggctgaggcaggagaatcacttgaacccaggaggcagaggcactgtactccaacctgggtgacagagtgagactctatcttaaaaaaaaaaaaaaaagaaaaagaaaaaagtgtccaGCTCAGAGCTACTTtcagggctttaaaaaaaatcccccttctggcctggcacagtggctcatgcctgtaatcctagcactttgggaggatgaggcaggaggatcacgtgagcccaggaattcgagaccagcctgggcaacatagtaaattcctatctctacaaaaaataaaaaaatttggccgggtgtagtggctcatgcctgtaattccagcactttgggattccaAGGCAGGTgttatcacttgaggtcaggcgttcaagaccagcctggccaacatggtaaaacaccgtctctattaaaaacacaaaaattagccaggcatggtggtgtgaacctgtaatcccagctactcgggaggctgaggcgggagaattgcttgaacccaggaggtggaggttgcagcgaacagagatggtgccactccagtccagcctgggtgacagagcaagactccgtctcaaaaaattaaataaataaataaataagccgggcatggtcacgtgtacttgtggtcccagctacttgagaggctggggccaGAGGATCACTcgaacctaggaggctgaggctgcagtgagctgtggttgcaccactgcactccagtctgggcaacagagcaacaacttgtctccaaaaaataagacaagacaaaacaaaacaaatctcttCTTGAGTAAAACATCATTCTTATAATgagcaattaaaaaatgaagatgttTGTTTGTGACATAATACAAATTTGACACACACTAGAAAATATGTTGAACTGAACAATTATTCAGTAAGTAAAAATCACTtcaggccgggcagggtggctcacgtctgtaagcccagcactttgggaggctga is a window from the Rhinopithecus roxellana isolate Shanxi Qingling chromosome 3, ASM756505v1, whole genome shotgun sequence genome containing:
- the TEX43 gene encoding testis-expressed protein 43, which gives rise to MASGKDTYPPLPKLSNNCSDESPYKSANKYEEIHLPRFSLKQGMIPRRYVMPWKENMIFRNVNLKRAEVCGIHTGPLEDSLFLNHSERLCHGEDRKVVLQKGPPEIKIADMPLHSPLSRYQSTVISHGFRRRLV